One Oryza sativa Japonica Group chromosome 8, ASM3414082v1 DNA window includes the following coding sequences:
- the LOC4345653 gene encoding 2-hydroxy-palmitic acid dioxygenase MPO1 gives MAAAAAAKTTTRRRRRGVLDLEAQFAFFRSQHRHPVNAAAHALLAWPILFTGLLVLHFLPSPPALPLDPALALALAYAAAYVAADRRAGALAGLLLAAGWAASRALAARLGFALAWKAALATQLFCWTWQFLGHGLFEKRGPAVGDLPEVFLMEPFLILLQILNKQFGYEPYPGFSKNVDKKMEAILRENREELKQRKAT, from the exons atggcggcggcggcggcggcgaagacgacgacgaggcggcggcggcgaggggtgcTGGACCTGGAGGCGCAGTTCGCCTTCTTCCGGTCGCAGCACCGGCACCCGGTGAACGCCGCGGCGCACGCGCTCCTCGCGTGGCCCATCCTCTTCAccggcctcctcgtcctccacttcctcccctccccgcccgcgctcCCGCTCGACCCGgcgctcgccctcgccctcgcctacGCCGCCGCCTACGTCGCGGCCGACCGCCGCGCGGGGGCGCTCGCGgggctcctcctcgccgccggctgggCTGCcagccgcgccctcgccgcgcgcctcgGGTTCGCGCTCGCCTGGAAGGCCGCGCTCGCCACCCAGCTCTTCTGCTGGACCTGGCAGTTCCTCGGCCATGGCCTCTTCGAG AAGAGAGGGCCGGCTGTGGGTGATCTCCCTGAGGTGTTCTTGATGGAGCCATTCCTCATCTTGTTGCAG ATACTCAACAAGCAGTTTGGCTATGAGCCATACCCAGGTTTCAGCAAGAATGTGGACAAGAAAATGGAGGCCATTCTCAGGGAGAACAGGGAGGAGCTCAAGCAGAGGAAGGCCACCTGA